In one Pseudomonas purpurea genomic region, the following are encoded:
- the rffA gene encoding dTDP-4-amino-4,6-dideoxygalactose transaminase, translating into MSIGKIPFNRPYMTGQEFYYIEQAKLGNVLAGDGPFTKHCHRWLEEKTGSVKALLTHSCTAALEMAALLLDIQPGDEVIMPSYTFVSTANAFVLRGAVPVFVDVREDTLNLDERLVESAITHKTRAIVPVHYAGVACEMDTLLDIARRHNLNVVEDAAQGVMASYKGRALGSIGDIGAFSFHETKNVISGEGGALLVNDASLALRAEIIREKGTDRSRFFRGEVDKYTWQEVGSSFLPGELIAAFLWAQLQEAQAITSRRLASWQYYHERLAPLESEGILRRPIVPEECQHNAHMYYILLSPDIDRHAVLSTLKKNAIDAVFHYVPLHSSPAGQRYGRTHGSLEVTHQQSEQLIRLPLWVGLTEPQQDRIVDCLVASINQAAKSATL; encoded by the coding sequence TTGAGCATCGGAAAAATCCCGTTCAATCGGCCTTACATGACAGGTCAAGAGTTTTACTACATCGAACAAGCAAAACTCGGAAATGTACTCGCCGGAGATGGTCCGTTCACCAAGCATTGCCACCGCTGGCTTGAAGAAAAAACAGGTTCGGTAAAAGCGCTCCTTACTCATTCATGTACCGCTGCACTTGAAATGGCGGCGTTATTGCTGGATATCCAACCTGGTGACGAAGTCATCATGCCGTCTTATACCTTTGTCTCCACGGCTAACGCGTTTGTGTTACGCGGTGCAGTCCCCGTGTTCGTCGATGTTCGGGAAGACACACTGAACCTTGACGAGCGACTGGTTGAGTCTGCCATTACCCACAAAACCAGAGCCATTGTTCCTGTCCATTACGCCGGGGTAGCGTGTGAAATGGATACCCTTCTGGACATTGCTCGCCGTCATAACCTGAACGTCGTAGAAGATGCCGCCCAAGGGGTGATGGCAAGTTATAAAGGCCGGGCATTGGGAAGCATTGGCGATATAGGTGCCTTCAGCTTTCATGAAACCAAAAATGTGATTTCCGGTGAGGGGGGGGCGTTATTGGTCAACGATGCATCTCTGGCCCTGCGTGCTGAAATCATCCGGGAAAAAGGAACTGATCGCAGTCGGTTTTTCCGAGGAGAAGTCGATAAATACACGTGGCAGGAAGTAGGCTCTTCTTTCTTGCCCGGCGAACTGATTGCCGCCTTTCTTTGGGCACAGTTGCAGGAAGCACAAGCTATTACGTCGCGGCGTCTCGCGAGTTGGCAGTATTATCATGAACGGCTTGCCCCCCTCGAAAGCGAGGGCATCTTACGTCGACCGATAGTTCCAGAAGAATGCCAACACAACGCGCACATGTATTATATCTTGCTAAGCCCGGACATCGATCGTCATGCGGTATTAAGCACCTTAAAGAAAAATGCCATTGACGCAGTGTTCCACTATGTACCGTTACACTCCTCGCCCGCAGGACAACGTTATGGACGGACACATGGATCACTGGAGGTTACCCACCAACAGTCTGAACAATTAATCAGGCTGCCCTTATGGGTAGGGTTGACCGAGCCGCAACAGGACAGGATTGTAGACTGCCTGGTGGCGTCGATAAACCAAGCTGCGAAATCAGCGACCCTTTAG
- a CDS encoding YMGG-like glycine zipper-containing protein: protein MKFSSILLLSLGLVSGFASAGGTTEAGVGGALGGVLGSVVGQSLGGNTGSTIGAALGGAGGSAVGADKRSRGEAAIGGALGAAGGNVVGRSVGGRNGSLIGAAAGGGAGGALGNYMGNKSDDDDRRYSSRDRDDRRYYRDDHPGRGHAYGHRKHKHRYYRD from the coding sequence ATGAAGTTCTCCTCGATTCTCTTGTTGTCCCTTGGCCTGGTCAGTGGCTTCGCTTCTGCCGGAGGCACCACCGAAGCAGGTGTGGGCGGCGCATTGGGCGGGGTTTTAGGCTCGGTGGTGGGCCAGTCGCTGGGCGGCAACACCGGCTCGACCATCGGCGCAGCGCTGGGCGGCGCAGGTGGCAGTGCGGTCGGTGCCGACAAACGCAGCCGTGGCGAAGCCGCCATCGGTGGCGCACTCGGTGCAGCAGGCGGCAACGTGGTCGGGCGTAGCGTCGGCGGCCGTAACGGCAGCCTGATCGGCGCAGCCGCCGGCGGTGGCGCGGGTGGCGCACTCGGCAACTACATGGGTAACAAGAGCGACGACGATGATCGCCGCTACAGCAGTCGCGACCGTGACGATCGCCGCTACTACCGTGATGATCACCCTGGCCGCGGCCATGCCTATGGACATCGCAAGCACAAGCATCGTTATTATCGCGACTGA
- a CDS encoding 3-hydroxyacyl-CoA dehydrogenase NAD-binding domain-containing protein: MSQTPFDIQRAAVIGAGTMGRGIVMCLANAGVPVQWVDNNAQMLEQALIAVADTYAHNVRQGRIDQAEADARIARVTTAADYRAIREVDLVIEAVYENLELKQKIFRELDGVLKPEAILASNTSALDIDAIAAATHRPKQVLGLHFFSPAHIMRLLEIIRGAQTAPAVLKAALALGQRMGKVSVVSGNCHGFIGNRMLHPYVLEARKMLLEGAYPQQVDAALQGFGFAMGPFRMYDVVGVDLEWRARELAGTGQDAPEVQIDNRLCELGRFGQKSGKGYYHYEPRSRQAEHDVEVDALVLHVSEQLGYQRRDIGPEEILERCVLALVNEGAKILQEGIADSAHDIDLVYLHGYGFPADKGGPMAWADQQGLAAIHERLVQLETKQGDHWQPARLISELAAVGKGFADR; this comes from the coding sequence ATGAGCCAGACACCGTTCGACATTCAGCGCGCTGCCGTGATCGGCGCGGGGACCATGGGCCGGGGCATTGTGATGTGCCTGGCCAACGCCGGGGTGCCCGTGCAGTGGGTCGACAATAATGCGCAGATGCTCGAACAAGCCCTGATCGCCGTCGCCGACACCTATGCACACAACGTGCGCCAGGGGCGGATTGACCAGGCCGAGGCCGATGCACGTATCGCCCGAGTGACGACCGCCGCGGATTATCGCGCCATCCGCGAGGTGGACCTGGTGATCGAGGCTGTTTACGAAAACCTCGAACTCAAACAGAAAATCTTCCGCGAACTGGACGGCGTGCTCAAGCCTGAAGCGATCCTGGCCAGTAACACCTCGGCCCTGGACATTGACGCCATCGCCGCTGCCACGCATCGACCGAAACAGGTGCTGGGCCTGCACTTCTTCAGCCCGGCGCACATCATGAGACTGCTGGAAATCATTCGTGGCGCCCAAACCGCGCCAGCAGTGCTCAAGGCTGCGCTGGCGCTGGGCCAACGGATGGGCAAGGTCAGCGTGGTGTCGGGCAATTGCCATGGCTTCATCGGTAACCGGATGCTGCATCCCTACGTGCTGGAGGCCCGCAAGATGTTGCTTGAAGGCGCTTATCCACAACAGGTTGATGCGGCACTGCAAGGTTTCGGGTTCGCCATGGGACCGTTTCGCATGTACGACGTGGTTGGCGTCGACCTGGAATGGCGCGCCCGGGAATTGGCGGGCACCGGGCAGGATGCGCCAGAGGTGCAAATCGATAATCGATTGTGTGAACTTGGCCGTTTTGGCCAGAAGAGTGGCAAGGGTTATTACCACTACGAGCCCCGTAGCCGACAGGCCGAACACGATGTCGAGGTGGATGCGCTGGTGTTGCACGTAAGCGAGCAGCTTGGCTATCAGCGCCGGGATATCGGCCCTGAAGAGATTCTTGAGCGCTGCGTGCTGGCGTTGGTCAATGAGGGCGCGAAGATCCTGCAGGAAGGCATCGCCGACTCGGCTCATGACATCGATCTGGTCTACCTCCATGGCTACGGCTTCCCGGCCGACAAGGGCGGGCCGATGGCCTGGGCGGATCAGCAAGGGTTGGCGGCGATCCATGAGCGGCTGGTGCAACTGGAGACCAAACAGGGCGACCACTGGCAGCCAGCCCGGCTGATCAGCGAGCTGGCGGCGGTGGGTAAAGGTTTCGCTGACCGGTAG
- a CDS encoding class I SAM-dependent methyltransferase, which yields MESDKTELLSEVAEYYSSKLAQHGETPQGVDWNGKDGQYLRFAQLDTIISSQTPFSVNDIGCGYGAFYDFLQERHSTFSYDGIDVSEDMVTAARLRYNDVAHVQFHVGSEPVQLADYGVASGIFNVRLGRTDAEWLTYIEGVLDTLDKTSRLGFAFNCLTSYSDADKMRDYLYYADPCMLFDLCKRRYSRNVTLLHDYDLYEFTVLVRKQP from the coding sequence ATGGAAAGCGATAAAACCGAACTGTTGTCTGAGGTGGCAGAGTACTACTCCTCAAAGCTGGCGCAGCACGGCGAGACTCCACAAGGGGTCGACTGGAATGGCAAAGACGGGCAGTACCTGCGGTTCGCCCAACTCGACACCATCATCAGCAGCCAAACGCCCTTTTCAGTCAACGATATCGGCTGTGGTTACGGTGCGTTCTACGACTTCTTGCAGGAACGACACAGCACGTTTTCCTATGACGGAATCGATGTATCCGAGGACATGGTCACCGCGGCAAGGTTGCGCTACAACGATGTGGCCCATGTGCAGTTTCATGTCGGTAGCGAGCCCGTACAACTTGCTGACTACGGCGTCGCCAGCGGCATTTTCAATGTTCGACTGGGGAGAACCGACGCAGAGTGGCTGACCTATATCGAAGGCGTCCTGGATACGCTGGACAAGACCAGTCGCCTCGGATTCGCTTTCAACTGCCTGACTTCCTACTCTGATGCCGACAAGATGCGCGATTATCTTTACTACGCGGATCCCTGCATGCTGTTCGATCTTTGCAAACGTCGCTACTCGCGCAATGTGACGCTGCTTCATGACTATGACCTCTACGAGTTCACTGTCCTGGTGAGGAAACAGCCATGA
- a CDS encoding acetyltransferase, which produces MKKPLVIFGAGDIAQLAHYYFTSDSDYQVVAFSVDAAYLTETVFCGLPVFAFEELATHCPPEKYELFVALSYSKLNAVRKDKYLAGKALGYRFANFISSHATVLNDGLIGENCFILEDNTLQPFVTLGNNVTLWSGNHIGHHSTIKDHVFIASHVVVSGGVEIGEQCFIGVNATLRDHIKVGERCVIGAGTLLLSDAEPEGLYVGPATERSKVPSTRLRKI; this is translated from the coding sequence ATGAAAAAACCTCTGGTCATTTTCGGTGCTGGCGATATTGCACAGCTCGCCCATTACTACTTCACGTCGGACTCAGACTACCAAGTCGTTGCCTTTTCTGTTGATGCTGCCTATTTGACCGAAACTGTTTTTTGCGGACTTCCCGTGTTCGCATTCGAGGAGCTTGCCACACACTGCCCACCAGAAAAGTACGAGTTGTTCGTTGCACTCAGCTACTCGAAGCTCAACGCAGTACGCAAAGACAAATACCTTGCCGGCAAGGCCCTGGGGTACCGGTTCGCAAACTTCATCAGTTCTCACGCCACGGTCCTCAATGATGGATTGATCGGAGAGAACTGCTTCATTCTCGAAGACAACACCCTTCAGCCATTTGTCACCCTTGGCAACAACGTGACGCTTTGGAGCGGCAACCATATTGGCCACCACTCCACAATCAAGGACCACGTTTTCATTGCCTCCCATGTGGTGGTTTCTGGAGGTGTGGAAATTGGCGAGCAGTGCTTTATTGGTGTCAATGCAACACTGCGCGATCACATTAAAGTAGGTGAACGATGCGTCATCGGTGCCGGTACGCTGCTACTGTCCGATGCTGAGCCTGAAGGCCTGTACGTCGGTCCTGCAACAGAACGCTCTAAAGTGCCCAGCACCCGGCTGAGGAAGATATGA
- a CDS encoding ATP-dependent DNA helicase RecQ, which translates to MHNTLEQVFGYPQFRPGQEAAVSAVLAGRSAAAIFPTGSGKSLCYQLPALLLPHLTVVVSPLLALMQDQLSFLQRHGIAAASIDSAQSRDDANAVMARARSGELKILMISVERLKNERFRNFLQQVPISLLVVDEAHCISEWGHNFRPDYLKLPDYQRQFNIPQALLLTATATPKVIADMQAKFAIAPDDVVTTGFYRPNLNLLVEPVRGHDKRRRLVEWLGQRAGQPSIVYVTLQKTAEQIAQHLSQHGLQAEAYHAGLPHEQREAIQRRFMGGQSNCIVATIAFGMGIDKSDIRNVVHFDLPKSIENYSQEIGRAGRDGQPSDCLVLANRDSLNVLENFVYGDTPELDGIRCVLDELQAAAPDGQWEFLLGPLADQSNIRQLPLKTLLVQLELRGLIAPRYAYFAEYRFKFLLEPEALLARFEGERRDFVAAIIQTSSRARTWATVDFDALYQQHQAERNRVVKALDYFQEKGWVELESKQMTEVYSLLVTDFDARRLSGELHGYFKQHETTEIARIHAMLDLFATEHCLGYRLAQYFGDENAPQQCGHCSVCHGQVARLPEPPVLPPLVDKNFQALCGDFIHRHQAHSGQLPGAERLTRFLCGISVPLFTKLKARGIPGFAVLEDYPYAEVCEWAEVVRPR; encoded by the coding sequence ATGCACAACACCCTCGAACAGGTCTTCGGTTATCCACAGTTCCGGCCCGGCCAGGAAGCAGCGGTCAGTGCGGTGCTGGCCGGGCGCTCGGCGGCGGCGATTTTCCCCACCGGGTCTGGCAAGTCCTTGTGTTATCAGCTGCCGGCGTTGCTCTTGCCGCACCTGACCGTGGTCGTTTCGCCATTGTTGGCGTTGATGCAGGATCAGTTGAGTTTTTTGCAACGCCACGGGATTGCGGCGGCGAGTATCGACTCGGCCCAGAGCCGCGATGACGCCAACGCGGTCATGGCGCGTGCCCGTTCCGGCGAACTGAAGATCCTGATGATTTCCGTCGAACGCCTGAAGAACGAGCGTTTTCGCAATTTCTTGCAGCAAGTACCGATCTCGCTGCTGGTGGTGGACGAGGCGCACTGTATTTCCGAGTGGGGCCACAACTTTCGCCCCGACTACCTGAAGCTGCCGGACTACCAGCGTCAGTTCAACATCCCGCAGGCATTGCTGCTGACCGCCACCGCTACGCCGAAGGTGATCGCCGACATGCAGGCGAAGTTCGCCATCGCGCCGGACGATGTGGTGACCACCGGTTTCTACCGGCCCAACCTGAACTTGCTGGTTGAACCGGTACGCGGTCACGACAAGCGTCGACGCCTGGTGGAATGGCTGGGCCAGCGCGCTGGTCAACCGAGCATCGTTTACGTGACCTTGCAGAAAACCGCCGAGCAGATTGCCCAGCATCTGAGCCAGCACGGTCTTCAGGCCGAGGCCTACCACGCCGGTTTGCCCCATGAGCAGCGGGAGGCGATTCAGCGTCGGTTCATGGGCGGGCAGTCCAATTGCATTGTGGCCACCATCGCGTTCGGGATGGGCATCGACAAGAGCGATATCCGCAACGTTGTGCATTTCGATTTGCCCAAATCCATCGAAAACTACAGTCAGGAAATCGGCCGCGCCGGGCGTGACGGGCAGCCGTCCGACTGCCTGGTGCTGGCCAACCGCGACAGCCTCAACGTGCTGGAAAACTTCGTTTACGGTGACACGCCGGAGCTGGATGGCATCCGCTGTGTGCTGGATGAGTTGCAAGCTGCCGCGCCGGACGGGCAGTGGGAGTTTTTGCTCGGGCCGCTGGCCGATCAGAGCAACATTCGCCAGTTGCCGCTCAAGACGTTGCTGGTGCAGTTGGAACTGCGTGGTCTTATCGCCCCGCGCTATGCGTATTTTGCTGAATATCGCTTCAAGTTTCTGTTGGAGCCAGAAGCCTTGCTGGCACGATTCGAAGGCGAGCGACGGGACTTTGTTGCTGCAATCATCCAGACCTCCAGCCGCGCACGAACCTGGGCCACGGTGGATTTCGATGCGCTGTATCAACAGCATCAGGCCGAGCGTAATCGCGTGGTCAAAGCGCTGGATTACTTCCAGGAGAAGGGCTGGGTAGAGCTTGAAAGCAAGCAGATGACCGAGGTGTACAGCCTGCTGGTGACTGACTTCGACGCCCGGCGCCTGAGTGGTGAATTACACGGCTATTTCAAACAGCACGAAACGACCGAGATCGCGCGGATCCACGCAATGCTTGATCTGTTCGCCACCGAACACTGCCTGGGTTACCGGTTGGCGCAGTACTTTGGCGACGAAAACGCTCCGCAGCAGTGCGGGCACTGCTCGGTGTGCCATGGGCAGGTGGCACGGCTACCAGAGCCGCCGGTGTTGCCGCCGCTTGTGGATAAAAACTTCCAGGCGCTGTGCGGCGATTTTATCCACAGGCATCAAGCCCATAGCGGCCAGCTGCCGGGAGCCGAACGGTTGACGCGGTTCTTGTGCGGCATCAGCGTGCCGCTTTTTACCAAACTCAAGGCGCGAGGGATTCCGGGGTTTGCAGTGCTGGAAGACTATCCGTATGCCGAGGTGTGCGAGTGGGCCGAGGTGGTTCGACCCCGTTGA
- a CDS encoding WbqC family protein, with protein MKKIAIVQSNYIPWKGYFDMIAAVDEFILYDDMQYTRRDWRNRNQIKTPQGLQWLTVPVKVKGKYHQTIFETEIEGSDWAAVHWKSLQQNYRRTACFEEVSTWLEPLYLGSYTRLSELNRAFLERICKYLGIITVISNSSDYTLSDGKTERLADLCVQAGATEYISGPAARDYVEPDVFSERGVELSWFDYSSYPEYPQLWGDFSHNVTILDLLFNCGKETPHYMKFIRP; from the coding sequence ATGAAGAAAATTGCTATCGTGCAATCCAACTACATACCCTGGAAAGGGTATTTCGACATGATTGCCGCCGTCGATGAATTTATTCTCTACGATGACATGCAATACACTCGGCGTGACTGGCGCAACCGTAACCAGATCAAAACACCGCAAGGTCTGCAATGGCTGACCGTGCCCGTCAAGGTCAAGGGCAAATACCATCAGACGATTTTCGAAACCGAAATCGAAGGTTCGGACTGGGCCGCGGTGCACTGGAAGTCATTGCAGCAAAATTACCGTCGCACGGCTTGTTTTGAAGAAGTTTCGACGTGGCTCGAACCGCTCTATCTTGGGTCTTACACACGACTGTCCGAACTGAACCGGGCCTTTCTTGAGCGTATCTGCAAGTACCTCGGGATCATCACGGTCATCAGCAACTCCTCGGATTACACCTTGAGCGACGGAAAGACCGAACGCCTGGCTGATCTGTGTGTGCAGGCAGGCGCCACCGAGTACATTTCAGGCCCGGCGGCCCGTGACTATGTCGAACCCGATGTGTTTTCCGAACGAGGCGTTGAGCTAAGCTGGTTCGACTACTCAAGCTACCCTGAATACCCGCAACTCTGGGGCGATTTCTCCCACAACGTCACCATTCTTGACCTGCTGTTCAATTGCGGGAAAGAGACACCTCACTACATGAAGTTCATACGCCCATGA
- a CDS encoding tetratricopeptide repeat protein encodes MRLLRLAAVLSLWSAVFSVQAQQLPIEVLSAVVKDQKIADAEVLLQRNGAQNVTGRTDAQGRVTLDTDFADDASNLLIIKKAGYSDLVVKCPCKSMTYALSPVMQDLDSLRVVLSWGSLPEDLDAHLFFPGNHVYFENKWGADAQLDVDDTDSYGPETISLSKKHFGETYVYAVHDYNNASNLDSRQLSNSQAKVFVYMGQTLVRTYYVPQNVKGNLWTVFRITGKGDLQDINGLSGVYHDAADVLNDMTSLLDDKMATSMVVRSAVPQNDAKELNRRGEVAYRDGKYYQAVDLFLEAVRLDDAYAQAYSNLGLAYQKSDKIAESLWASRKAIALANGRSADTLRASTYYNIGRIYEDAGQFADALRHYQLAREQKANAVYDKAIERVKNR; translated from the coding sequence AGGCGCAGCAGTTGCCGATCGAGGTGCTGAGCGCGGTGGTCAAGGATCAGAAGATCGCTGACGCCGAAGTCTTGTTGCAACGCAACGGCGCGCAGAACGTAACGGGTCGCACCGATGCTCAGGGTCGGGTCACCCTGGACACCGATTTTGCTGATGACGCGAGCAATTTGCTGATCATCAAGAAAGCCGGCTACTCCGACCTGGTGGTCAAGTGCCCGTGCAAGAGCATGACCTATGCCCTCAGCCCGGTGATGCAGGACCTCGACAGCCTGCGTGTGGTGCTCAGCTGGGGGTCGCTCCCGGAAGACCTCGATGCCCACCTGTTCTTCCCTGGCAACCATGTTTACTTCGAGAACAAGTGGGGGGCTGATGCGCAGCTGGATGTCGACGACACCGACAGCTATGGCCCGGAAACTATTTCCCTGAGTAAAAAACACTTCGGCGAGACCTACGTCTACGCGGTGCATGACTACAACAACGCCAGCAACCTGGACTCGCGTCAGCTTTCCAACAGCCAGGCCAAGGTCTTTGTGTACATGGGCCAGACGCTGGTGCGCACCTATTACGTGCCGCAGAACGTCAAGGGCAACCTGTGGACGGTGTTCCGCATCACCGGCAAAGGTGATCTCCAGGACATCAATGGCCTGAGCGGCGTTTATCACGATGCTGCCGATGTGCTGAACGATATGACCTCATTGCTCGATGACAAGATGGCGACGTCCATGGTGGTAAGGAGCGCCGTCCCGCAAAACGATGCGAAAGAGCTGAATCGAAGAGGCGAAGTGGCCTACCGAGACGGCAAGTACTACCAGGCCGTTGACTTGTTCCTGGAAGCTGTCAGGTTGGATGACGCCTACGCCCAGGCCTACAGCAACCTCGGTCTGGCGTATCAGAAAAGCGACAAAATAGCTGAATCACTCTGGGCCAGTCGCAAGGCCATCGCGTTGGCCAACGGCCGCTCGGCCGACACTTTGCGCGCCAGCACCTACTACAACATTGGCCGTATCTACGAAGACGCGGGCCAGTTTGCCGACGCACTGCGTCACTACCAGTTGGCCAGGGAGCAAAAAGCCAACGCGGTGTACGACAAGGCCATCGAGCGGGTGAAAAACCGCTGA
- a CDS encoding thioesterase family protein, protein MTDRMPQRADYVHFQPIITRWHDNDVYGHVNNVTYYSFFDTAVNTYLIEVGGLDIHDGNVVGFVVSSACDYFTSIAFPERIEIGLRVGKLGNSSVQYELAVFKAGEADACAAGRFVHVFVDRASNQPVAIPDGLRGALERLVA, encoded by the coding sequence ATGACCGACCGCATGCCGCAACGCGCCGATTACGTGCATTTCCAGCCCATCATCACGCGCTGGCACGACAACGATGTCTATGGCCACGTGAACAACGTGACCTATTACAGCTTCTTCGACACGGCGGTAAACACCTACCTGATCGAAGTCGGTGGCCTGGATATTCACGACGGTAACGTGGTGGGTTTTGTGGTGAGTTCGGCGTGCGACTATTTTACGTCGATTGCCTTCCCCGAGCGCATCGAGATCGGGTTACGGGTGGGGAAACTGGGCAACAGCTCAGTGCAGTATGAACTGGCCGTGTTCAAGGCCGGGGAAGCAGATGCCTGCGCGGCGGGGCGTTTTGTGCATGTGTTCGTTGACCGGGCGTCGAATCAGCCAGTGGCCATCCCGGACGGGCTGCGCGGGGCGCTGGAACGGTTGGTGGCGTGA
- a CDS encoding GtrA family protein produces the protein MELLRYGILGILTNSIGYSIYLLITYAGGTPKLTMSLLYAAGSTIGFFGNRKWTFSHDGDVLSAGARYVFTHSLGYLLNLSILIVMVDHLAYPHQWVQALSIFAVAGFLFLMFKFFVFPKSSIAQRSET, from the coding sequence ATGGAGCTCCTGCGCTATGGCATTCTCGGCATTCTCACCAACTCAATCGGTTACTCGATTTATCTGCTGATTACATACGCTGGCGGAACTCCGAAACTAACAATGAGCCTGCTCTATGCCGCCGGTTCCACTATCGGATTTTTTGGTAACCGTAAGTGGACCTTCTCCCACGACGGAGATGTGCTGAGTGCCGGGGCGCGCTATGTCTTCACCCATAGCCTCGGTTACCTATTGAATTTATCCATTCTCATCGTGATGGTGGACCATCTTGCTTACCCGCATCAGTGGGTTCAAGCCCTGTCGATATTTGCAGTTGCCGGCTTTCTTTTCCTGATGTTCAAGTTCTTCGTATTTCCAAAATCGTCGATTGCTCAGAGAAGCGAGACGTAG
- a CDS encoding polysaccharide deacetylase family protein — protein MWVRFVAPLLLAGLMTSTAKAAGPTVFATIDRSGWPASLATVTGFDTASRAEILMFGKALLASETLDETTLKQRLGVKEVDLKSVAQVRERFWDRLLSNYRSASQDCEKEMFCPQVRGLGDLRQLAAGFTGDTSPAYAPWAKASQVFHEQYLNEQLRLAALFPKISSEIERFDDAELTGDELADRQFLLSFDDGPSAAGGHTDAMANVLRAHDLHGTFFVLGEPFQARLRKSSPAAMQALYSGQCVALHGWQHKSHSAWSEWQSSVSRSVTLVRGTMPDDYQPLFRPPYGQRASDSAQFFKAQGLKVMLWGIDSQDWSKQVSASAATQRVQTLMLLWRRGIILFHDIHDKAPKAVPALIAANQGNGVKWVDCHAEL, from the coding sequence ATGTGGGTTCGTTTTGTTGCACCGTTACTGCTGGCTGGTCTGATGACGAGCACCGCGAAAGCGGCAGGGCCGACGGTGTTCGCAACGATTGATCGCAGTGGCTGGCCGGCTTCGCTGGCGACCGTGACGGGTTTTGACACCGCGTCGCGGGCTGAAATCCTGATGTTTGGCAAAGCGCTACTGGCCAGTGAAACGCTGGACGAAACCACGTTGAAGCAGCGACTGGGGGTCAAGGAAGTCGATTTGAAATCGGTGGCGCAGGTGCGCGAACGATTCTGGGATCGCTTGTTGAGCAACTACCGCAGCGCCAGTCAGGACTGCGAGAAGGAGATGTTCTGTCCACAGGTTCGGGGCCTGGGGGACTTGCGGCAACTGGCGGCGGGTTTCACCGGCGACACCAGCCCCGCGTATGCGCCGTGGGCGAAGGCCAGCCAGGTGTTTCACGAGCAGTACTTGAATGAACAACTGCGCCTGGCGGCGTTGTTCCCGAAAATCAGCAGTGAAATCGAGCGCTTCGATGATGCCGAGCTGACAGGCGATGAACTGGCCGATCGGCAGTTCCTGTTGAGCTTCGATGATGGTCCGAGTGCAGCGGGCGGTCATACCGACGCAATGGCCAACGTGCTGCGTGCCCACGACCTGCACGGTACTTTCTTTGTGTTGGGCGAACCGTTTCAGGCACGGTTGCGTAAATCTTCGCCGGCCGCAATGCAGGCGTTGTACAGCGGCCAGTGCGTCGCCCTGCATGGCTGGCAGCACAAATCCCACAGCGCCTGGAGTGAATGGCAATCGTCTGTCAGCCGCTCGGTGACCTTGGTGCGCGGCACCATGCCGGACGATTATCAGCCGTTGTTCCGTCCGCCCTACGGGCAGCGTGCCAGCGACAGCGCGCAGTTCTTCAAGGCCCAGGGGTTGAAGGTGATGCTCTGGGGCATCGACTCACAGGACTGGAGCAAGCAGGTCAGCGCCAGTGCCGCGACCCAGCGCGTACAGACGCTGATGCTGTTGTGGCGCCGCGGGATCATTCTGTTCCACGATATCCACGACAAGGCTCCCAAAGCCGTCCCGGCATTGATCGCGGCCAACCAGGGCAACGGCGTGAAGTGGGTGGATTGCCACGCAGAGCTGTAG